In one window of Rhodoglobus vestalii DNA:
- a CDS encoding J domain-containing protein: MPDSPLSSSAYTVLGVAATATDAELKKAFRRALRETHPDTGGDPARFAAVQHAWERVGTTEKRRRYDAGFASGSSDLGSSSARSAGSPFAARGSSKNREDSRPRARAYGHPGGWRRERFLDSMREWVGRGVSLDDPYDPTLVRDAPREIRRTLADALAEEATARTVSTLGIGFTVWHDVATGTPDRKIDHVALGPTGLFAMLSEDFGGPVKVRRGELTGPDIQPEKPMHELASRAKALSRQLKVAFTCLVIIVPDDALAQPQESLGTVRGTPAVVVRQSVLAHFLRTGPEATRNRHIGGNELFDVRTRLSSGIAFVE, translated from the coding sequence CGGGCGCTTCGTGAGACCCATCCTGATACGGGGGGAGATCCTGCGCGTTTCGCTGCGGTCCAGCATGCTTGGGAGCGCGTCGGTACCACGGAAAAACGACGCCGCTACGATGCGGGTTTTGCTTCAGGTTCGAGTGATCTAGGTTCGAGCTCGGCCCGTTCAGCTGGCTCGCCGTTCGCTGCTCGGGGTTCCTCCAAAAATCGTGAAGACTCCCGCCCTCGCGCCCGAGCGTACGGACATCCGGGTGGATGGCGTCGGGAGCGTTTTCTCGACAGCATGCGCGAGTGGGTTGGCCGCGGTGTCAGTCTGGACGATCCCTACGATCCGACTCTCGTCCGCGATGCACCGCGCGAGATTCGCCGAACACTGGCTGATGCTCTCGCCGAAGAAGCCACAGCACGCACGGTGAGCACGCTCGGAATTGGGTTTACTGTATGGCACGATGTCGCTACGGGCACGCCCGATCGCAAAATTGATCATGTAGCACTGGGTCCTACCGGGCTTTTTGCCATGCTTTCGGAAGATTTTGGCGGGCCCGTGAAGGTGCGTCGTGGTGAACTCACTGGTCCCGATATTCAACCAGAGAAGCCCATGCATGAGCTGGCATCGCGAGCCAAAGCACTCAGCCGTCAGCTCAAGGTCGCGTTCACCTGTCTCGTGATCATTGTTCCTGACGACGCCCTGGCACAACCACAAGAATCGCTCGGCACTGTTCGGGGGACGCCTGCGGTCGTTGTCCGCCAGAGTGTGCTGGCGCACTTTTTGCGCACCGGACCAGAAGCAACTCGCAACCGCCACATCGGCGGCAATGAACTCTTCGATGTTCGCACGCGGCTCAGCAGCGGAATCGCCTTCGTCGAATAG
- a CDS encoding APC family permease, which yields MKTGPMLSRRLNTFDATMIGLGSMIGAGVFAAFVPAAQAAGVSLIIGLAIAAVVAWCNAAASAQLAAVHPVAGGTYAYGRAQLGPWWGYFAGWSFLVGKTASCAAMALVFAAYVAPDGWDKPFAIAAVVGLTIVNLLGVKRTALATKLIVLFVVAVLVAVLIIAISSGSTSSHPVVIGGDTGLYGILQSAGVLFFAFAGYARVATLGEEVINPRRTIPRAIMIALALTAALYLALGIMMLSVLGADGLARSRAPIADVLDAAGWGAASGLVAITAGVASLGALLALMAGIGRTTFAMSRNSDVPRWLGAVHPRYAVPYRAELVLAATVIVVVLVADLRGAIAFSSFGVLLYYFVANISAFTQPAAQRRVPRFVNVLGATGCLVLIVTVPVAGVVAGVFILILGIPVRLLSNRQSHTLSDNGA from the coding sequence GTGAAGACCGGCCCGATGCTCTCTCGGCGGCTGAATACGTTCGATGCGACCATGATCGGTCTTGGATCAATGATTGGCGCTGGCGTGTTTGCCGCTTTTGTGCCTGCCGCCCAAGCCGCTGGTGTCAGCCTAATCATCGGTCTCGCGATTGCTGCGGTCGTTGCGTGGTGTAACGCCGCAGCGTCTGCACAACTGGCGGCGGTGCATCCGGTTGCCGGGGGCACCTACGCTTACGGTCGAGCACAATTGGGCCCGTGGTGGGGCTACTTCGCTGGCTGGTCGTTTCTTGTTGGCAAGACAGCCAGTTGCGCTGCAATGGCGCTCGTATTTGCCGCGTATGTTGCCCCTGATGGTTGGGACAAGCCCTTCGCCATTGCCGCCGTTGTTGGCCTGACGATTGTGAATCTTCTCGGGGTGAAACGTACTGCGCTGGCGACGAAATTGATTGTGTTGTTCGTTGTTGCTGTGCTCGTCGCGGTTCTGATCATCGCGATCAGCTCTGGATCGACTTCTTCGCACCCTGTCGTCATTGGTGGAGACACCGGTCTTTACGGAATTCTTCAATCCGCGGGAGTGCTGTTCTTCGCATTCGCCGGTTACGCGCGGGTTGCCACCCTGGGCGAAGAGGTCATTAATCCTCGCCGTACGATCCCTCGAGCGATCATGATCGCTCTGGCCCTCACCGCGGCACTCTACCTGGCGCTGGGCATCATGATGCTCTCCGTGTTGGGCGCCGATGGTTTGGCACGTTCACGAGCTCCCATCGCCGACGTGTTGGATGCTGCTGGCTGGGGTGCGGCATCCGGTCTCGTGGCGATTACCGCCGGTGTCGCCTCGCTGGGCGCTCTTCTCGCACTCATGGCGGGAATTGGCCGCACAACATTCGCGATGTCGCGGAACAGCGATGTTCCCCGCTGGCTTGGCGCCGTGCATCCCCGCTATGCGGTGCCATACCGTGCAGAGCTGGTGCTCGCCGCAACCGTGATTGTGGTTGTGCTGGTTGCTGACCTTCGGGGAGCGATCGCTTTCTCGTCGTTTGGGGTTTTGTTGTACTACTTCGTGGCAAACATCTCGGCGTTCACACAACCTGCGGCACAGCGACGAGTGCCAAGATTTGTTAATGTGCTTGGGGCCACCGGATGCTTGGTGCTGATCGTCACGGTTCCGGTTGCCGGGGTTGTGGCTGGGGTGTTCATCCTGATCCTAGGAATCCCTGTGCGTTTGTTGTCTAATCGACAATCGCACACACTTTCCGACAACG